From one Humulus lupulus chromosome 8, drHumLupu1.1, whole genome shotgun sequence genomic stretch:
- the LOC133794779 gene encoding ras-related protein RABA5a produces MAFYSEEEKTEDYLFKIVLIGDSAVGKSNLLARFARDEFYPNSKSTIGVEFQTQKIDINGKEIKAQIWDTAGQERFRAVTSAYYRGAVGALVVYDISRRQTFDSIGRWLNELHTHSDMNVVTILVGNKSDLKDAREVSTAEGKALAEAQGLFFIETSALDSSNVVAAFQIVVKEIYHILSRKVMISQELKKQDPIWVGNGKTVVLQGEGNQETGPELKKGWCCSS; encoded by the exons ATGGCTTTTTATTCTGAGGAGGAAAAAACTGAGGATTATCTTTTCAAGATTGTTCTAATTGGTGACTCAGCTGTTGGAAAATCAAATTTGCTTGCAAGATTTGCTAGGGATGAATTCTACCCAAATTCAAAGTCAACTATAGGAGTAGAGTTCCAAACACAGAAGATTGACATCAATGGAAAGGAAATTAAAGCACAGATATGGGATACAGCTGGTCAAGAGCGGTTCAGGGCTGTTACATCTGCATATTATAGAGGTGCGGTTGGAGCTCTTGTGGTGTATGATATAAGTAGACGCCAAACATTTGATAGCATTGGAAGATGGCTCAATGAACTTCATA CTCACTCCGACATGAATGTAGTCACAATACTTGTTGGTAACAAATCCGATCTAAAAGATGCTAGGGAGGTATCCACTGCTGAAGGCAAAGCCTTGGCTGAAGCACAGGGTTTGTTTTTCATAGAAACATCAGCTCTCGATTCATCTAATGTTGTTGCTGCCTTTCAGATAGTTGTGAAAGAGATCTACCACATATTAAGCCGAAAAGTTATGATTTCTCAAGAGCTCAAGAAACAAGATCCTATATGGGTAGGAAATGGAAAAACTGTGGTTTTACAGGGAGAAGGGAATCAAGAAACAGGTCCAGAACTTAAAAAGGGTTGGTGCTGCTCTTCTTAA
- the LOC133794780 gene encoding uncharacterized protein LOC133794780, whose product MILDLQKEYAKPYGFKFLRMLQWESTCQPKHSHVKDVLARRRALTIDHRIEGDPPRYAILQDMFQPAPEDGRPYDPEAEADAVAEIAVEAGIFVEDAPTGTALDTSAEPTSAPAPEAYDVVLGEMARLLGRRG is encoded by the exons ATGATTCTTGATTTGCAGAAGGAATACGCCAAGCCTTATGGATTCAAGTTCCTTAGGATGCTACAGTGGGAGAGCACATGCCAGCCGAAACATTCGCATGTGAAAGATGTACTTGCAAGAAGACGT gCCTTGACCATAGATCACAGGATAGAGGGGGATCCTCCAAGGTATGCGATCCTGCAGGATATGTTCCAGCCTGCGCCAGAGGATGGAAGACCTTATGATCCTGAGGCAGAGGCTGATGCGGTGGCTGAGATAGCCGTGGAGGCTGGCATATTTGTGGAGGATGCCCCAACGGGGACTGCTCTAGATACTAGTGCAGAACCTACTTCTGCTCCTGCTCCTGAAGCTTATGACGTTGTGTTGGGTGAGATGGCCAGACTATTAGGTAGACGAGGTTGA